In Methylococcus geothermalis, one genomic interval encodes:
- a CDS encoding L-threonylcarbamoyladenylate synthase, giving the protein MGWVSRFRIARAADALRRGRIVAYPTEAVYGLGCDPFNEDAVRHLLALKQRSETKGLILIAADVEAIEALVDLAGVPRSGEVRASWPGPTTWLIPPRLGVPEWLCGAHDSLAVRVTAHPIAAALCRAFGGAIVSTSANLSGHRPARTPLRLWCQFSRQAIHFLPGRLGGADRPTRILDAMSGRRVR; this is encoded by the coding sequence GTGGGCTGGGTTTCCCGGTTCCGTATCGCCCGCGCCGCGGATGCCCTGCGCCGGGGCCGGATCGTGGCCTACCCCACCGAGGCCGTCTATGGTCTGGGATGCGATCCCTTCAACGAAGATGCCGTCCGCCATCTGCTGGCGCTCAAGCAGCGCAGCGAGACCAAGGGTCTGATCCTGATCGCGGCGGACGTGGAGGCCATCGAAGCCCTGGTCGACCTTGCCGGCGTCCCGCGCAGCGGTGAAGTGCGCGCGAGCTGGCCCGGGCCCACCACTTGGCTGATTCCCCCCCGCCTCGGCGTTCCCGAGTGGCTGTGCGGTGCTCATGACTCCCTGGCGGTCCGGGTCACCGCCCACCCCATTGCGGCCGCCCTGTGCCGCGCCTTCGGCGGCGCGATCGTCTCGACCAGCGCCAACCTTTCAGGGCATCGGCCCGCTCGAACTCCCTTGCGGCTGTGGTGCCAGTTTTCCCGGCAGGCGATCCATTTCCTGCCCGGCCGCCTCGGCGGCGCCGACCGTCCCACCCGGATCCTCGACGCCATGAGCGGGCGCCGCGTCCGCTGA